A single genomic interval of Geotrypetes seraphini chromosome 1, aGeoSer1.1, whole genome shotgun sequence harbors:
- the ZGRF1 gene encoding protein ZGRF1 isoform X2 has translation MKTETRVQLKNRTKALHNKRASKKEKEAEQLVRISTLHLSTLPSRGFQGPREVPKKAADEIHAPAISSPTKRPYAAASAFHLTSSLFSTSENAIWRNSVTSSKRPGMAFSSLLSSSSMDFPKKVGGNEKCSHPITVDVAAEQLKDKVPIHCLAGDFQTTSGVSVSQNIRSKAKILALLKSNPSSVIEENSVGVAQCHPGAQSRENITNLSSIAIDGCTNTVLEESSEHIQQLHPPSSLSMKCNISKSKWNIYLPQRPTDPSNYIEEKHQEKVPCLHLGLQEPHSQDNVYVCTPQQPHENSIACSNRSVESQQSSWGQNVAPWLLTLGKSDGAQYKSIGNQHVSRYKEKNQTSESNVNKFTEIPNTSSLEGFNYSENGKEICVFQKNTQNGSKARLTDGMRDPNVSPLAASSVCRLSPRMVLESLGDGIEGTDDGFASAGRATMKDTLTVAGDFGDSLQHFAGITFNLLDNFDFADSEEEELQEGSNRPPNSERKVVKNGVKDSEKMANRQGKHDLISDMPPSESPVNGEVLLVDKASMEMDRIVHCGSPVIVLDLQPSKSEYIEQHMHANAESLQSIDDRRKFDLCQVSGVTNSLTVSNVHSGAFEHKGMTNCEFHSQKERSREAELLSQSPVDICFAPTDVSEKDIVHKKVSSPDSSQGYRDPLLTISVKSGDENSRTLIEDKCCTVSSKTDKIQEDVYKIFSQSSGIKHLSEELEACADLSFSISSVSGHKLENAGANGQKRWTNADRCPKLSGLLNGIFLLKDLSEHSTPLESLEMMRGENADLFLKTNGTDDKDDPTREIKD, from the exons atgaaaacagaaaccagagtacAACTGAAGAACAGAACGAAAGCTCTTCATAATAAGAGGGcttctaaaaaagaaaaagaagctgAACAACTTGTCAGAATAAGCACTTTACATCTTAGCACTCTTCCTTCACGG GGTTTTCAAGGACCACGTGAAGTCCCAAAGAAAGCAGCAGATGAGATCCATGCACCAGCCATTTCCTCTCCCACTAAGCGACCctatgctgctgcttctgcttttcATCTCACTTCCTCATTGTTTTCTACCTCTGAAAATGCAATTTGGAGAAACAGTGTTACATCAAGCAAGAGGCCTGGAATGGCATTCTCTTCCCtactttcttcttcctctatggATTTTCCAAAAAAGGtaggagggaatgaaaaatgcagtCATCCTATTACTGTAGATGTTGCAGCTGAGCAATTAAAAGACAAAGTACCTATTCATTGTTTAGCAGGAGACTTCCAAACTACTAGTGGCGTGTCTGTCTCACAAAATATAAGGAGTAAAGCAAAGATTTTAGCACTCTTGAAATCCAACCCATCATCAGTAATTGAAGAGAATAGTGTAGGAGTTGCACAATGTCATCCTGGAGCTCAGTCAAGAGAAAATATAACAAATTTGTCATCCATTGCTATAGATGGATGTACAAATACTGTTCTAGAAGAAAGCAGTGAACATATACAGCAACTACATCCTCCCAGTAGTTTATCAATGAAATGTAACATTTCTAAAAGCAAATGGAATATTTATTTACCACAAAGGCCAACTGATCCATCcaactatatagaagagaagcACCAGGAGAAAGTCCCTTGCTTGCATCTCGGTTTGCAGGAACCCCACAGTCAAGATAATGTCTATGTCTGTACACCTCAGCAGCCGCACGAAAACAGTATTGCTTGTAGCAATAGATCTGTGGAAAGCCAGCAGAGTTCCTGGGGTCAGAATGTAGCTCCTTGGCTTTTGACACTTGGGAAAAGTGATGGGGCACAATATAAATCAATAGGTAATCAACATGTCTCTagatacaaagaaaaaaaccaaacatctgAATCCAATGTGAATAAATTCACTGAAATCCCAAACACCTCATCCTTGGAAGGTTTCAATTATTCAGAAAATGGCAAGGAAATTTGTGTTTTCCAGAAAAATACTCAAAATGGCAGTAAAGCTAGGCTGACTGATGGTATGAGAGATCCAAATGTTTCTCCTCTTGCTGCATCCTCAGTCTGTAGGCTTTCACCTAGAATGGTTTTAGAAAGTTTAGGTGATGGCATTGAGGGTACTGATGATGGCTTTGCTTCTGCAGGCAGAGCTACTATGAAAGACACATTAACTGTCGCAGGAGACTTTGGGGATTCACTACAGCACTTTGCAGGGATTACTTTCAACCTTTTAGATAATTTTGACTTTGCGGATTCAGAAGAGGAAGAACTGCAAGAAGGTAGCAATCGTCCCCCAAATTCTGAAAGGAaagtggtcaaaaatggggtaaaAGATTCTGAAAAGATGGCAAACAGGCAAGGAAAACATGACTTGATTTCAGATATGCCACCATCTGAATCTCCTGTAAATGGTGAGGTATTGCTTGTTGATAAAGCATCCATGGAGATGGACAGAATTGTACACTGTGGCTCTCCTGTGATTGTtcttgatttgcaaccttcaaaATCAGAATACATAGAACAGCATATGCATGCAAATGCAGAAAGCCTCCAAAGTATTGATGACAGAAGAAAGTTTGATTTGTGCCAAGTATCTGGTGTTACAAACTCTTTAACTGTGAGCAATGTACACTCTGGTGCTTTTGAGCACAAGGGAATGACTAACTGTGAGTTTCACTCTCAGAAAGAGAGATCAAGAGAAGCTGAGTTGCTTTCACAGTCTCCTGTGGATATATGTTTTGCTCCCACAGATGTGTCTGAAAAAGATATAGTACATAAAAAAGTATCATCTCCAGACTCTTCACAGGGCTACAGGGATCCTTTGCTAACCATATCAGTAAAGAGTGGCGATGAGAACTCTCGTACATTGATTGAAGATAAATGTTGTACAGTATCTAGCAAGACAGATAAAATACAGGAAGATGTTTACAAAATATTTAGTCAGTCTTCAGGAATAAAACATCTTTCAGAAGAGCTGGAAGCATGTGCTGATCTGTCATTCAGTATAAGTTCTGTCAGTGGACACAAACTTGAAAATGCAGGTGCAAATGGTCAGAAAAGATGGACTAATGCTGATAGATGCCCAAAACTTTCTGGGCTGCTAAATGGCATTTTTCTTCTGAAAGATTTGAGTGAACACAGTACACCATTAGAAAGCTTAGAAATGATGAGGGGAGAAAATGCTGACCTATTTCTTAAGACAAATGGCACTGATGACAAGGATGACCCTACTAGAGAAATCAAAGATTAG